From the Pseudomonas monsensis genome, the window CGCTGACCCGGTATTTGCGCGATCCCGAACATCAAACGCCACCGGTCGACATGGACGTGGCGCGGGTCAACGTTTATCGCGATCTGGTGTTCAACAACGTCTCGCAATTGTTGAGCGGCACGTTTCCGGTGTTGATCCGGATTATCGGGGAACAACGCTGGGGCCTCCTGGTGCGAGGCTTTTTGCGCGAGTGGCGAGCGCAGACCCCAAAGTTTGGAGAGATTGCCGAAACGTTTCTCGACTATCTCGCTTCGTCACCGCAGGTGTTGCGCGACGGCGAGTGGCCGGCGTTTCTGCTGGAGCTGGCGCATTACGAATGGGTAGAGATGGTACTGCAGCAATCAGACGCCGAGCCGTTACCACCAACAGACCAAGGCTTGCTGCTGGAACGTCCACTACGGGTATCGGCGCTGGCCTGGCCGTTGGCGTATGTGTGGCCGGTGCAACGGCTGTCGCCGGACCTTCAACCCGCCGTGGCCCCGGCCCAACCGACCCTGTTGCTGGTACGCCGCACTGCGGATTTCAGCGTCAGGTTTGCTGAGTTGAGCCCCTTGGCCTGGCGGTTGTTGCAGCGGATCGGTGAGTACCCTGTGTTGACCGGGCGCGAGCAGTTGCACGGTCTGGCGCAAGAGGCCGGCGAGTTGGGCAATGCGTCATTCATGGACAGTGGTTTGGCATTGTTGCAGCAGTTGCACGAAGACCGCGTAATGGGGCCGACATCGTGATTCCAGAGACTCCGTAAGCCTTGTGGGAGCGGGCTTGCCTGCTCCCACATGTCAGAGCGGCAGCTTCAGTTCCGCGCACAGCCCGCCGCCCTCGCGGTTGCTCAGGCTCAGCGAGCCACCCAGTGCCATCGCCAGTTGTTGCGCGATCGCCAGCCCCAGCCCGGTGCCGCCGGTTTCGCGGTTGCGCGAGTTTTCCACGCGGTAGAACGGTTCCATCACCTGCTGCAGCTCGGCCTCGGCAATGCCCGGGCCGCGATCCATGACGGTCAGCCTCAGGCTGCCGTTGT encodes:
- a CDS encoding HvfC family RiPP maturation protein, with product MDNLLQQQRALTRYLRDPEHQTPPVDMDVARVNVYRDLVFNNVSQLLSGTFPVLIRIIGEQRWGLLVRGFLREWRAQTPKFGEIAETFLDYLASSPQVLRDGEWPAFLLELAHYEWVEMVLQQSDAEPLPPTDQGLLLERPLRVSALAWPLAYVWPVQRLSPDLQPAVAPAQPTLLLVRRTADFSVRFAELSPLAWRLLQRIGEYPVLTGREQLHGLAQEAGELGNASFMDSGLALLQQLHEDRVMGPTS